The sequence AATCGCAAGCGAAGGAAACGCAAACGACTTGCTTACCCAAATCCAAAAAGAAAAACAAAAACTCATCGCCCAAGGCAAAATCAAAAAAAGCAAAACTCAAAGCAGCATCTACAAAAAAGAAGGCCGCTGGTTCGAAAAATCCGGCAAAGAAGAAAAAGACATTACCGACGAACTCCCCTTTGAAATCCCCGGAAACTGGACATGGGCAAGACTCGGGGAAATTGGAGAATTTACTGGCGGAAAAACTCCAAGTTCAGAGAGTTTAAGAGCAGAAGGAAATATTCCTTACTATAAAGTTTCTGATATGAATAGAATTGAAAATCAAAAGTTTATGATAAAAACAGAGGCATATTTAGATTCTTCTTATACTGGCAAATTGTTCAAAAAGAATACTATTATTTTCCCCAAAAATGGCGGTGCGGTTTTTACAAATAAAAAACGAATTTTAACAACGGACTCATTGATAGATTTAAATACAGGAGCCTTTTCTTTTTCAAATCAATTGGATTTAGAATTTGTTTATCTAATGTTTCAAACAATTGATTTTAGAAAACATTACAAAGGTACAGCTTTACCAACGGTAGATACTGAAGAAGTCAAAAATATATTGTGGGGAATCCCCCCGCTAGCGGAGCAAAAGCGCATCGTCCAAAAAATTGAGGAACTCTTTAATACAATTAACAGTTGATAATTCACCGTTGATAATGGAGAGCTTC comes from Hallerella porci and encodes:
- a CDS encoding restriction endonuclease subunit S — encoded protein: MTHTQLKNSILQLAVSGRLVNQIASEGNANDLLTQIQKEKQKLIAQGKIKKSKTQSSIYKKEGRWFEKSGKEEKDITDELPFEIPGNWTWARLGEIGEFTGGKTPSSESLRAEGNIPYYKVSDMNRIENQKFMIKTEAYLDSSYTGKLFKKNTIIFPKNGGAVFTNKKRILTTDSLIDLNTGAFSFSNQLDLEFVYLMFQTIDFRKHYKGTALPTVDTEEVKNILWGIPPLAEQKRIVQKIEELFNTINS